From the genome of Leptospira langatensis:
AGGCTCTGATCCGGAATTTGGGGGAGAGCCCTATGAAAGAAGGGATCGATACTATATTAAAAAAACTGGATGAATTTCTGGCGGGAGCTCCCAAGCAGGACGATATATCCATACTAGGGATTAATCGGAAACCCAAAAAGTGATCTATCAACAAGGCCGACCCCTCGCTTTCGCGAGGGCCGGGCTGCTTCGGGTTCGCTTCCGCTCATCCCGGAGAAACATTCACACATGGTCTCACGATTCTTATAGGCGTATCTCCGGGACAAGCCCTGCGCATCCCTGTCGGGTAGAGAACCTGGATCTTATTTTATAAAATCATAATTCTCTAGGACAAGAGCTATTCCTTGGCCTCCTCCTATGCACAAAGAAGCGACGCCGTAGCGTAGGTTCCTGCGTTTGAGTTCGTACGCTAAGGTCAATGCCACTCTGGTTCCGCTCGCTCCCAAAGGATGTCCGATCGCTATCGCTCCTCCGTTCACATTGGTCCTCTCCGGATCTAAACCCAGTTCTTTAATCACTGCCAGGGTCTGGGAAGCGTATGCCTCGTTGATCTCGAAAAGATCGATCTCCTCTAATTTTAGGCCTGCTCTTTGTAGAGCAACCGGAATGGCAAACACAGGGCCGAGTCCCATCATCTTAGGATCGCATCCCACATTCGAATAACCTAATATAGAAGCGAGTGGCTTTTTCCCGCTCTTCTTGGACCAATCGGAGGATGCTAGTATCACAGAAGCCGCTCCATCATTGATCCCGGAGGCATTTCCGGCAGTAACAGTACCCTCTTTCAGGAATGCGGTCTTTAAGTTCTTTAGCTGAGGAACGCATTCTTCCCCGCGGATCTGCTCATCTCTTTTGAATAGAGTAGGGGTTTTTCCTCCCAATTGGATGGGGATCATTTCTTCCTGAAAAAGATCTTGGTTGCTCGCTTTCTCTGCGCGGACTTGAGAGATTCCCGCCCACTCGTCCTGTTCTTCTCTAGAGATATTGAATTTCGTCGCGATATTCTCGGCGGTCATTCCCATGGTGAGATCCACGAAACAGTCCGTTAGGCTCTGTTCCAATCTGTCTTCTGCGATCGTATTCCCGTATTTATTTCCCCATCTCGCATTCTTTAATACGAAGGGAGCATTGCTCATGGACTCTGTGCCGCCGGCAAGGATCAGATCGCTCTCTCCGCTTAAGATCTTTCGCGAACCAAGTATGATGCTTTCCATCCCGGAACCGCAAAGTCGATTCACTGAGAGTGCACTCGAGCTTTGGGGAAGTCCCGAACGAAGAGCCACATGCCTTGCTAAATAAGCGGAATCCTTATCGTCCTGTATTACATTTCCATAAATCGATTCCTGCAGGAGGGAAGGGTCTACGCCCGATCTTCGAATGACTTCCTTGGCGGTGATGACTGCCAGGTCCGAAGAGCTGAACTCTTTTAATTTTCCCCCGAATTTCCCGAATGGGGTGCGGGCTCCATCGACTAAGACTACCATTTGCATCTCCTTATTATATTGTATATACACTATATGATTTCAAAAAATCCGTTACACCGCTTCCGATCCGGGATTTAAACTGAATTTGCCTCTTCTAGGATTGGGAGTCTTCTTACTTCGGATAGGATCTCTAAGGTTTCGTTCAATCTTGATTTTCCAAGAGCTTGGGAGATCTGCGCCTGCGCTTCTTTCCAAAGAGATATCGCTTCTTCCAATTTGGATTCTCCTTTCTTTGTAAGAAAGAGATTCCTGATATTCCCAGCTTCCTTCTTTTCGATCCGGATGAGTCCGTCCCTTTTTAGGATCTCTAGACTTCTCTGGAGAGTGGTCCTGTCTATGTCGGTCAGTCTGGAAAGATCAGTAATACTACAATCCTTCTCCAAGCCTATGCTGACTAAGATCGTGAATTGAGTGATCCTTAGGCTCGAGGGCTTTAATGCGGAATCATAAAAGGAAGTGATTTTTCTCGTAGTCCTTCTGAGGCTAACATTCAGGCAGGATAGGCCTATTTTCTTCAGATCTTCCGGTTGTAGTTTCTGTTTCATGCCTGATACGTTCTTTGAGTGACTCTTCTATTAGACTAAAATGTATATGCACTATTTTGCTGTCAAAAGCCTTTTTTCCGGCAAAATGGGAATAAAAAGCGCAAATGGAACTCTAAATTTTTGAGTTCTCATCTGCGCTCAATCGATCTTACTTTTTGGTCTTTTTGCCTTTTAAGAAGGTAGAGGACTTCTTGCGGTTTTTGCTTGTCCTACTGGGGGAAATGGATCCTTCGTAATCCGAATGCTGATCGTCACCCTCGTAGCTGGAAATTGCTTCCGGGTGCAATACTAGGGAGCTGCTTGTAGAAGGATAAGAATGTTCTTCTTCTCGCTTCTTCATCACTAGGATGTATAAGCTGGGCATTACAGTAAGAACTAAGAGTAGTGCGGACGTTAGTCCACCTACCATCACTGTCGCAAGAGGTCTTTGTACGTCGGAACCGACGCCGGTCGCCATAGTGGCCGGGATCAGTCCCAATAGAGCGAGTAACATGGTCATCAAACGAGGACGGAGTTGGGTCACTGCGGAAGCGATAGCAGCTTCTCTTACATTCATTCTTGGTGCTCCCGGAGTCTTATCGTGCAAAAAGTGATTTGCCTTGGATACGAATAGGATCCCTGCCATAGTAGCGATCCCAAACAAGGAGATAAACCCGACTCCGGCGGATACGTTGAAGTAATATCCCCTCATAAGAAGCGCGTAAATTCCTCCGATCAAAGAGAGTGGAATACAAGAGAGTGCCACGAATACGGATCTTAGATCTCTATAAAGTAAATATAATAGACCAAAGATAATCCCGATCGTTAAAGGGATCACGATCGCAAGCTGCTTTCCTACTCGGGCCAGGTTCTCATACTGACCTCCGTATTTCACTTCGTAGCCGTCTGGGAAATGGACTTCGTTCTTTACCCGTTTTTGCAATTCCGCTACGAAACCACCTTGGTCCCTTCCTCGTACGTTCAAGCGAACTGTGACGGTTCTTTTTCCGTCTTGGCGGAAGATCATTGTAGGAGAATCTTCTTGGGTGATATCTGCAAGTTCGGAGAGAGGGATCCTTTCTCCTTTAGGGGAGATGATCGGGATCCTTGCGATTTCTCTAGCGGATTCACGATAGTCTTTGGAGAAACGAGCGACGATCCCGAAAAGAGCACGTTCTTTAGGAGGATTATCCATCGGTCCTTCGTATAGATAGCTGATCGGTTCCATACCGACAGCCGCTTCTATCAATTGCTGGATATCGCTTACATTGATCCCATAACGAGCGGCCACATCCCGTTTGATCCGGATCACCAACTGAGGAGCCGGACCTTCCTGTTCGATCCCGTATTCGCTCGCTCCTTTCATTTCGGCTACGATCTTTAAGATCTGGTCTGCGAGATCCCGCATCACTCTCATGTCCTGTCCGGAGACGAATACCGCAAGGTCGGCGATGGTCCCCATGATGGCTTCCGAAAGGTTGTCCATGATCGGCTGGGAGAAGCTGACTCTCACGCTAGGGAGTCCTTCTTCTAGGTCGTTTCGGAGTCGGATCAATAATTGCTCCTTAGTGATCTTCTCCTTCCACATTTTATAATCTTTTAATCCTACGTAGACTTCCAATCGGTTCGGAGGAAGCGGATCTGTCCCGTCGTCGTTCCTTCCATACTGGGATAAGATGGTGTTTACCATCTCATTCTTATAAATGATCTGTCTAACCTTAGGAATGAATTTCTTAGCTTCCGGTAAGGAGATGCCTACAGGGAAATAGAGTCGAAGTGTGAATCCACCTTCATCGAGGGAAGGTAAGAATTCTGTTCCCAAGGTAGTCGCTCCGATTACGAGCAGGACCCCGACGACGGAGAATGCGATGGCCACGACTCTCTTAGATCTTTCCACCAAATAGTGAACGATTGATTCGTACTTCTTCTCTACCCAATGGTAGATAGGGTTGTGCATCTCTATAGGTCCCGGGTTTGGGGACTCGAAATAATTCCTAAAGAAGTACGACATGAGCACGGGAACTATGGTCATGGTGAATAGAAGCGCCCCGAAGATGGCAAAGGAGAGAGTGAAGGCCATCGGTTTGAATAGCCTTCCTTCGATACGCTCAAAGGAGAAGATAGGGAGATAGGCGAGAATGATGATGAGGATCGCAAATAGGATCTCCGTAGCCACCTCGGAACCGCAATCTTTTGTGAATGCAACGATCCCTCTCTGTTTATCCTGAGGAGTCGCATTCTTGTACCGCCTCATGATATTCTCTACCATCACCACGGCACTATCCACCACGATCCCGAAGTCCACAGCTCCGAGGGAGAGTAAGCTTGCCGAGATCCCGGAGGCATTCATCATGGTAAAGGAGAATAGAAGGGCAAACGGTATCGTGGCCACCACCACTATGGAGGCTCGTATACTTCCGATAAAGAATACTACCACCAGGCTGACTAGGATGATCCCTTCTAAGAGAGTGATCCCTACCGTGCGAAGAGTATACTGCACTAGATCCCCTCTATCGTAAGTGTTCCTCAAGCGAGTTCCATCCGGCATGTACTTCTCGTTGATCTCTTTTACCTTGTCTCGAACTCTTTCCAGGAATGCGTTAGGCTCAACCCAACGACGCATAGCGACTAGGCCTTGAACAGAAGAGTCCACATCGATGAGACCCTCTTGGTCGTTTTGGATGGTGTATCCAAGCACACCGCTTGGGATCGGAGGAGCGATCTCCACCTTACCTATATTTTTTATGAATACGGGTACTCCGTTCAGTGTCCTTACGACGATATCTTCGATCTGACCGATCTCTCGGATGGCTCCTAAGGATCGGATCGGAAGGGATTGCTCCCCTTGCAATAAGAAGTTACCGCCGGTGTTCAAGTTGTTGTTCTGCACGGCGTCTATCACATCCGAAACAGTGACATGATAACGGATCAAGCTTTCGGGGTTCATCACGATATGGAATTGTTTCGGAAGACCTCCGAAGGTAACTACATCGGCAATCCCGGAGATCTGTAGCATTTTAGGAATGACGATCCAATCCTGGATACTTCTCAACTCCATGGGAGTGCGAGTGCCGTCTATGGATTCCACGACGTAGCGATATACCTCGCCGACCGGGGAACTCATAGGAGCAAGGGTAGGTTCCACCTCGTCCGGGATGACAGCATCTCGGACCTTTTCCATGAGCCTCATCCTTGCGAAGTAATCGTCCGTACCTTCTTCGAATACGAACTGGAAGACCACGAGCCCGTTGATCGTTCTGGAACGTCTTACGATCACGTTAGGAGTGGAGTGAAGTACTCTTTCGATAGGCATGGTCACCCTTTCTTCCACTTCTAAGGTTGCCTTGCCGGGGAATTTTGCGACCAAGCGGACTTGGGTGTCCGCGATATCCGAATAGGCTTCCTTACGGATATGGATCCAGGACCAGATCCCTATGATCAAGGTGACTCCACCGATCGTTAAAGTGAGAAGCCTGTTCTTTAACGCAGCTTCTAGGATATCGTTGATGATCTTCATATCTATTTACCTAAAACCCAAAACTGAGTCCCTTTAGTAGAATTGCCCCGTCGCTCACGACCCGATCGCCTTCTTCCAAGCCT
Proteins encoded in this window:
- a CDS encoding thiolase family protein is translated as MQMVVLVDGARTPFGKFGGKLKEFSSSDLAVITAKEVIRRSGVDPSLLQESIYGNVIQDDKDSAYLARHVALRSGLPQSSSALSVNRLCGSGMESIILGSRKILSGESDLILAGGTESMSNAPFVLKNARWGNKYGNTIAEDRLEQSLTDCFVDLTMGMTAENIATKFNISREEQDEWAGISQVRAEKASNQDLFQEEMIPIQLGGKTPTLFKRDEQIRGEECVPQLKNLKTAFLKEGTVTAGNASGINDGAASVILASSDWSKKSGKKPLASILGYSNVGCDPKMMGLGPVFAIPVALQRAGLKLEEIDLFEINEAYASQTLAVIKELGLDPERTNVNGGAIAIGHPLGASGTRVALTLAYELKRRNLRYGVASLCIGGGQGIALVLENYDFIK
- a CDS encoding MarR family winged helix-turn-helix transcriptional regulator — translated: MKQKLQPEDLKKIGLSCLNVSLRRTTRKITSFYDSALKPSSLRITQFTILVSIGLEKDCSITDLSRLTDIDRTTLQRSLEILKRDGLIRIEKKEAGNIRNLFLTKKGESKLEEAISLWKEAQAQISQALGKSRLNETLEILSEVRRLPILEEANSV
- a CDS encoding efflux RND transporter permease subunit, whose product is MKIINDILEAALKNRLLTLTIGGVTLIIGIWSWIHIRKEAYSDIADTQVRLVAKFPGKATLEVEERVTMPIERVLHSTPNVIVRRSRTINGLVVFQFVFEEGTDDYFARMRLMEKVRDAVIPDEVEPTLAPMSSPVGEVYRYVVESIDGTRTPMELRSIQDWIVIPKMLQISGIADVVTFGGLPKQFHIVMNPESLIRYHVTVSDVIDAVQNNNLNTGGNFLLQGEQSLPIRSLGAIREIGQIEDIVVRTLNGVPVFIKNIGKVEIAPPIPSGVLGYTIQNDQEGLIDVDSSVQGLVAMRRWVEPNAFLERVRDKVKEINEKYMPDGTRLRNTYDRGDLVQYTLRTVGITLLEGIILVSLVVVFFIGSIRASIVVVATIPFALLFSFTMMNASGISASLLSLGAVDFGIVVDSAVVMVENIMRRYKNATPQDKQRGIVAFTKDCGSEVATEILFAILIIILAYLPIFSFERIEGRLFKPMAFTLSFAIFGALLFTMTIVPVLMSYFFRNYFESPNPGPIEMHNPIYHWVEKKYESIVHYLVERSKRVVAIAFSVVGVLLVIGATTLGTEFLPSLDEGGFTLRLYFPVGISLPEAKKFIPKVRQIIYKNEMVNTILSQYGRNDDGTDPLPPNRLEVYVGLKDYKMWKEKITKEQLLIRLRNDLEEGLPSVRVSFSQPIMDNLSEAIMGTIADLAVFVSGQDMRVMRDLADQILKIVAEMKGASEYGIEQEGPAPQLVIRIKRDVAARYGINVSDIQQLIEAAVGMEPISYLYEGPMDNPPKERALFGIVARFSKDYRESAREIARIPIISPKGERIPLSELADITQEDSPTMIFRQDGKRTVTVRLNVRGRDQGGFVAELQKRVKNEVHFPDGYEVKYGGQYENLARVGKQLAIVIPLTIGIIFGLLYLLYRDLRSVFVALSCIPLSLIGGIYALLMRGYYFNVSAGVGFISLFGIATMAGILFVSKANHFLHDKTPGAPRMNVREAAIASAVTQLRPRLMTMLLALLGLIPATMATGVGSDVQRPLATVMVGGLTSALLLVLTVMPSLYILVMKKREEEHSYPSTSSSLVLHPEAISSYEGDDQHSDYEGSISPSRTSKNRKKSSTFLKGKKTKK